Within the Pseudomonas chlororaphis subsp. aurantiaca genome, the region GACCCATTGCGCATGCAGGGCGTGGTCATCGCCTACATGCTCACCGTGGCGCTGCTGATCCCGGCCTCCGGCTGGATCGCCGACCGCTTCGGCACACGCAAGATTTTCTTCGGCGCCATCTTGCTGTTCAGCATCGGCTCGCTGCTCTGCGCCCTGTCCAACTCCCTGAGCCTGCTGGTCGGCGCCCGGGTGATCCAGGGCCTGGGCGGCGCCCTGATGCTGCCCGTCGGCCGATTGGTGGTGCTACGCGCCTACCCGCGTTCGGAACTGGTGCGGATCATGGGTTTCATCACCATCCCCGGGCTGCTCGGCCCGCTGATCGGCCCGACCATGGGCGGCTGGATGGTGCAGTACCTGACCTGGCACTGGATCTTCCTGATCAACCTGCCGGTGGGCGTGATCGGCTGTTATGCCGTCTGGAAGCTCATTCCCGACCTGCGCGGCAGCGAACGCACGCGTTTCGACGGCCTGGGCTTTTTGCTGTTCGGCGCGGCGATGGTGCTGATCACCATTGCCATGGAAGGCTTGGGCGAACTGCACCTGCCGCACCTGCGGGTGATGTTGCTGCTGTTCGGCGGCCTGGCCTGCCTCGCGGCGTACTGGCTGCGGGCCGGGCACATCGACAATCCGCTGTTCGCGCCTTCGCTGTTCAAGGTGCGGACCTTCGCCGTGGGCATCCTCGGCAACCTGTTCGCCCGCCTCGGCAGCGGCGCCCTGCCGTTCCTGGTGCCCCTGCTGCTGCAAGTGGCCCTCGGTTATTCACCGTCCCAGGCCGGGATGAGCATGCTGCCGCTGGCCGCCGCGGCGATGCTGGCCAAGTCCATCGCCCGCCCGCTGATCGAACGCCTGGGCTACCGCATCGTCCTCACCGGCAACACCCTGGCGCTGGGGATCATGCTCGCCAGCATGGGCCTGGTCACGCAGCAGACGCCCTACCCGCTGCTGCTGGGCATGCTGGCGGTGCTGGGGGCGATCAACTCGCTGCAGTTCACGGCGATGAACACCGTGACCCTGATCGACCTCGACGACGCCTCCGCCAGCAGCGGCAACGGCCTGCTGTCGGTGGTGGCGCAACTGTCCCTGAGCCTGGGGGTGGCCTGCGCCGGCGCGCTGCTCGGTGGCTTCACCGCCGAAGTCGGCAACGACGGCGTGAACACCGTGCTCGGCGCCTTCCAGCTGACCTTCCTCACGGTGGGAATCATGGCGATGCTGGCGGCGGCAATCTTCCTGCAGCTATCACCCAAGGACGGCCGGCGGGTACGCAAGGTCGAGGAGCAACATATCGAGCACTGATTTCCCACGGGGCGCGCAGGCTTCTGCGGGGAATCTGGCTACTTTTCGTCCAGAAATTGCAGGTAAAGGGGGCGGGGCTGATACACTGCGCGACATTTTGTTTTGCAGGCCCGTCCCGTGACCACCATCGCCACCGCTTTTAATACTTTGCCGCTGTCCGCCGCCATGCTGGCTAACCTCGACTCACTCGGTTATGCCCAGATGACGCCGGTCCAGGCGCAAAGCTTGCCGGTGATCCTCAAGGGGATGGACCTGATCGCCCAGGCCAAGACCGGCAGCGGCAAGACCGCCGCGTTCGGCATCGGCCTGCTGAACCCGATCAATCCGCGCTATTTCGGTTGCCAGGCCCTGGTGATCTGCCCGACCCGCGAGCTGGCCGACCAGGTGGCCAAGGAAATCCGTCGCCTGGCCCGCGCCGAAGACAACATCAAGGTCCTGACCCTGTGCGGCGGCGTGTCCTTCGGCCCGCAGATCGCCTCGCTGGAGCACGGCGCGCACATCATCGTCGGCACCCCCGGCCGCCTGTCCCAGCACCTGCGCAAGGGTTCGCTGAAACTCGACGGCCTCAACACCCTGGTCCTCGACGAAGCCGACCGCATGCTGGATATGGGCTTCTACGACCCGATCGAAGAAATCATCGCCTACACCCCCGAGCGCCGGCAGACCCTGCTGTTCTCCGCCACCTACCCGGTGGGCATCAAGCAGCTTGCTTCCAAATTCATGCGCGACCCGCAGCAGGTGAAGGCCGAAGCCCTGCACGCCGACAGCCAGATCGAGCAGCGTTTCTACGAGATCTCACCGGAAGAGCGCATCGACGCGGTGGTCAAGGTGCTGAACCACTTCCGTCCGCAATCCTGCGTGGCCTTCTGCTTCACCAAGCAGCAGGTCCAGGAAACCGTCGACCACCTGACCGCCAAGGGCATGTCCGCGGTGGGACTGCACGGCGACCTGGAGCAGCGCGACCGCGACCAGGTATTGGCGATGTTCGCCAACCGCAGCACCTCGGTGCTGGTGGCCACCGATGTGGCCGCCCGCGGCCTGGACATCGATGCCCTGGACATGGTGATCAACGTCGAGCTGGCGCGGGATTCGGAGATCCACATCCACCGCGTCGGCCGCACCGGCCGCGCCGGCGAGAAGGGCCTGGCGGTCAGCCTGGTGGCACCGTCCGAAGCGCACCGCGCCCAGGCTATCGAGCAACTGCAGAAGTCGCCCTTGAACTGGGAACAGATCGACAGCCTGAAATCCCAGGGCGGCGGCCCGCTGCTGCCGGCCATGAGCACCCTGTGCATCGGCGCCGGGCGCAAGGACAAAGTGCGTCCGGGCGACATCCTCGGCGCCCTGACCGGTGAAGCCGGCATCCCCGGCACCCAGGTCGGCAAGATTGCGATTTTCGACTTCCAGGCCTATGTCGCCGTGGACCGCGGCATCGCCAAGCAGGCCCTGCAACGCCTGAACAGCGGCAAGATCAAGGGCCGCTCGCTGCGCGTGCGCATCCTGTAATACCACCGCTTAACCTGTAGCCGCTGCCGCAGGCTGCAACCGATCTGGGCGGCACTC harbors:
- the dbpA gene encoding ATP-dependent RNA helicase DbpA; translated protein: MLANLDSLGYAQMTPVQAQSLPVILKGMDLIAQAKTGSGKTAAFGIGLLNPINPRYFGCQALVICPTRELADQVAKEIRRLARAEDNIKVLTLCGGVSFGPQIASLEHGAHIIVGTPGRLSQHLRKGSLKLDGLNTLVLDEADRMLDMGFYDPIEEIIAYTPERRQTLLFSATYPVGIKQLASKFMRDPQQVKAEALHADSQIEQRFYEISPEERIDAVVKVLNHFRPQSCVAFCFTKQQVQETVDHLTAKGMSAVGLHGDLEQRDRDQVLAMFANRSTSVLVATDVAARGLDIDALDMVINVELARDSEIHIHRVGRTGRAGEKGLAVSLVAPSEAHRAQAIEQLQKSPLNWEQIDSLKSQGGGPLLPAMSTLCIGAGRKDKVRPGDILGALTGEAGIPGTQVGKIAIFDFQAYVAVDRGIAKQALQRLNSGKIKGRSLRVRIL
- the mdtD gene encoding multidrug transporter subunit MdtD, which translates into the protein MPNRAELDANTAHWLPWVVAIAFFMQSLDGTILNTALPAMARDLAEDPLRMQGVVIAYMLTVALLIPASGWIADRFGTRKIFFGAILLFSIGSLLCALSNSLSLLVGARVIQGLGGALMLPVGRLVVLRAYPRSELVRIMGFITIPGLLGPLIGPTMGGWMVQYLTWHWIFLINLPVGVIGCYAVWKLIPDLRGSERTRFDGLGFLLFGAAMVLITIAMEGLGELHLPHLRVMLLLFGGLACLAAYWLRAGHIDNPLFAPSLFKVRTFAVGILGNLFARLGSGALPFLVPLLLQVALGYSPSQAGMSMLPLAAAAMLAKSIARPLIERLGYRIVLTGNTLALGIMLASMGLVTQQTPYPLLLGMLAVLGAINSLQFTAMNTVTLIDLDDASASSGNGLLSVVAQLSLSLGVACAGALLGGFTAEVGNDGVNTVLGAFQLTFLTVGIMAMLAAAIFLQLSPKDGRRVRKVEEQHIEH